A stretch of the Medicago truncatula cultivar Jemalong A17 chromosome 5, MtrunA17r5.0-ANR, whole genome shotgun sequence genome encodes the following:
- the LOC11429417 gene encoding transcription factor MYB41, translated as MGRSPCCDEIGVKKGPWTQEEDEKLIDYINKHGHGNWGTLSKRAGLNRCGKSCRLRWTNYLRPDIKRGKFTDEEERVIINLHSVLGNKWSKIAAHLPGRTDNEIKNYWNTNIRKKLLKMGIDPETHKPRTDYNHLMSLSNLLGMSNIGNTFSNNPLGLQPDITHLAKMQLLQNMLQIMNTNNSFGNMGNYPYNPLGNINPSFNPFNLFLNGTNTIQTNEPLGLSGGEEYAMNPSLYSYGQSESSKQDISKGESSLQDLDYSKMRSISCVNQEENLLPALVASSPRIGIFNQIENDRNKAQMSIDHSPSNAIFDDWEKFLDDESSGGSYWKELLDLTSTSASQISW; from the exons ATGGGTAGGTCACCATGTTGTGATGAAATTGGTGTAAAGAAAGGGCCATGGACACAAGAAGAAGATGAGAAGCTGATTGATTATATCAACAAACATGGCCATGGAAATTGGGGAACACTTTCAAAACGTGCTGGTTTGAATAGGTGTGGGAAGAGTTGTAGGTTAAGGTGGACAAATTATTTGAGGCCTGATATCAAGAGAGGGAAATTCactgatgaagaagaaagagttaTCATCAACCTTCATTCAGTTCTTGGAAACAA ATGGTCGAAGATTGCAGCTCATCTACCAGGACGAACAGATAACgagataaaaaattattggaacACAAACATAAGGAAAAAGCTTCTCAAGATGGGAATTGATCCTGAAACTCACAAGCCAAGAACTGATTACAATCACCTCATGAGTCTTTCAAACTTACTTGGCATGTCAAATATAGGCAATACTTTTAGCAACAACCCTCTTGGTTTACAACCAGATATTACCCACCTAGCCAAAATGCAATTGTTGCAAAATATGTTGCAAATTATGAACACAAATAATTCATTTGGTAACATGGGAAATTATCCTTATAACCCCTTAGGgaatattaaccctagctttaatccattcaatttgtttttgaatggAACAAACACAATTCAAACTAATGAGCCATTAGGTTTGAGTGGTGGTGAAGAATATGCTATGAACCCTAGTTTATACTCTTATGGACAAAGTGAGTCTTCAAAGCAGGATATTTCAAAAGGTGAATCAAGTTTACAAGATCTTGATTATAGCAAAATGAGAAGCATTTCATGTGTAAATCAAGAAGAAAATCTACTTCCTGCTTTGGTTGCTTCCTCTCCTAGAATTGGAATCTTCAATCAAATCGAAAATGACCGCAACAAAGCTCAAATGTCCATCGATCACTCACCTTCAAATGCAATCTTTGATGATTGGGAGAAGTTCCTTGACGATGAATCAAGTGGTGGTTCCTACTGGAAAGAGCTTTTAGA CTTGACATCCACTTCTGCGTCACAAATTTCGTGGTAG
- the LOC11434957 gene encoding uncharacterized membrane protein At4g09580, which produces MAKNGDTIEIINVNKPMPVQSKFPLSFFETTVASTVALGFILGLLGVYLTMPDSDYSFLKLPRTLHDLQLLRDNLESYTSDYTAQVLVGYCVVYIFMQTFMIPGTVFMSLLAGALFGVFKGVALVVFTATAGASSCFFLSKIIGRPLLFSLWPDKLKFFQTQVAKRRKSLLNYMLFLRLTPTLPNTFINFASPIVDVPYHIFFLGTVIGLIPAAYVTVRAGLALGELQSVGDLYDFNSIATLFFIGIISVTPTLMGKSDS; this is translated from the exons ATGGCAAAAAACGGCGACACCATTGAAATCATTAACGTAAACAAACCTATGCCTGTGCAATCCAAATTTCCGTTAAGcttttttgaaacaacggtggcTTCAACGGTAGCTTTGGGCTTTATATTGGGTCTTCTTGGTGTTTATCTTACCATGCCAGATTCAGATTATAGCTTCCTTAAACTACCTCGTACCCTTCATGATCTTCAGCTTCTTAG agATAACCTTGAGAGCTATACAAGTGACTACACTGCACAAGTCTTGGTGGGATACTGCGTGGTTTATATTTTCATGCAGACTTTCATGATTCCAGGGACTGTGTTCATGTCATTGCTTGCCGGAGCACTCTTTGGTGTCTTTAAAGGTGTGGCTCTTGTTGTATTCACTGCCACAGCGGGAGCTTCTTCGTGTTTTTTCCTGTCAAAAATTATCGGACGAccccttctcttctctctctggCCAGACAAGTTGAAGTTCTTCCAAACCCAG gtggctaaaagaagaaagagtttGCTGAACTACATGCTTTTTCTGAGATTGACTCCGACTCTTCCCAACACGTTTATTAATTTTGCATCACCAATTGTGGATGTTCCCTATCATATTTTCTTCCTTGGAACTGTCATTGGACTCATACCTGCTGCTTATGTCACAGTCAGG GCAGGGTTAGCTCTTGGAGAGCTACAATCTGTGGGAGATCTCTATGATTTCAACTCAATCGCTACATTATTCTTCATAGGCATTATTTCAGTTACACCAACACTAATGGGCAAGAGCGATTCATAA
- the LOC11434958 gene encoding nucleolar protein 12: MAKKKQNEPQQTPQNDTVSAPSSIFNTLFANAPEQTTAAADTVSLFSDDNPYKRKPNQTLSPENGVVDEKKRKKNKEKSPVIDSNPIIEVSEKKEKKKKKKSGSGEEEEKEKEVNLDGEGVGDKKKKKRKRDEVEKEWEEKKYGIVEGGDKDESVEKVGNKRKVRDNPADMMVTKEGFDDEDKLLRTIFVGNLPVKVKKKTLLKEFKVFGEVESVRIRSVPLQDTKKPRKGAILAKKISETAESVNAYIVFKTEESAQASLSHNMTVVDGNHIRVDRACPPRKKLKGDSAPLYDNKRTVFVGNLPFDVKDEELYQLFCGIPSLESSIEAIRVVRDPHLNVGKGIAYALFKTRDAALSVVRKRSLMLRDRELRVSIAKADPSATPSKRPYSPAARPSHGKPDATPSKKPYSQATQGRSTPVKKFSGASKSPSSSKNGSNRKTTASYQGLRATKSDVPKKSHSGEKPKERTKKRPTVAARKAKANMQKEGDTPKQAGSKRKFDSRTPDSSRRVMKVQKKR; this comes from the exons ATGGCTAAAAAGAAACAGAATGAACCTCAACAAACCCCTCAAAACGACACCGTTTCAGCCCCCTCCAGCATTTTCAACACGCTCTTCGCTAACGCGCCGGAACAAACCACCGCCGCCGCTGACACCGTTTCTCTATTTTCCGATGACAACCCCTATAAGAGAAAGCCTAATCAAACTCTCAGCCCTGAAAACGGTGTCGTTGAtgaaaagaagaggaagaagaacaaAGAGAAAAGTCCTGTGATCGATTCAAATCCAATAATTGAAGTTTcagagaagaaggagaagaagaaaaagaagaaaagtggTTCCGGcgaagaggaagagaaagaaaaagaggtTAATTTGGATGGAGAAGGGGTTGGggataagaagaagaagaagagaaagagggatGAGGTTGAGAAAGAGTGGGAGGAGAAGAAGTATGGGATTGTTGAAGGAGGAGATAAAGATGAAAGTGTGGAGAAAGTTGGGAATAAGAGAAAAGTGCGTGATAATCCCGCGGATATGATGGTTACAAAAGAAGGTTTTGATGATGAAGATAAGCTTTTGAGGACTATTTTTGTTGGGAATTTACCTGTTAAGGTGAAGAAGAAGACTTTGTTGAAGGAGTTTAAGGTTTTTGGTGAAGTTGAATCTGTTAGGATTCGTTCCGTTCCATTACAAGAT ACTAAGAAACCTAGAAAGGGAGCAATCCTTGCGAAGAAGATCAGTGAAACGGCTGAAAG CGTCAATGCTTACATCGTTTTCAAAACTGAGGAATCTGCTCAGGCTTCATTGTCCCACAACATGACTGTG gttgatggaaatcacattcGTGTTGATAGGGCATGCCCACCCCGCAAAAAACTTAAAGGGGATAGTGCTCCCCTTTACGATAATAAGAGAACCGTTTTTGTGGGCAATCTCCCATTTGATGTGAAG GATGAAGAACTTTATCAGCTATTTTGTGGTATACCAAGTCTAGAATCAAGTATAGAAGCTATTAGAGTTGTTCGAGATCCTCATCTTAATGTTGGAAAGGGAATTGCCTATGCGCTATTTAAAACAAGG GATGCTGCCCTTTCCGTTGTTAGGAAACGGTCCTTAATGCTCCGAGATCGAGAATTGAGAGTCAGTATTGCAAAAGCAGATCCTAGTGCTACCCCATCTAAAAGGCCCTACTCTCCAGCGGCACGACCCAGTCATGGCAAACCAGATGCTACCCCATCTAAAAAACCATACTCTCAAGCAACACAAGGTCGTAGTACCCCTGTAAAGAAGTTTTCAGGGGCTTCAAAGTCTCCTTCAAGCAGTAAAAACGGGTCAAACAGAAAAACCACTGCTTCTTATCAGGGTCTGCGAGCTACCAAATCTGATGTCCCCAAGAAAAGTCACAGTGGAGAAAAACCAAAAGAGCGCACAAAGAAAAGACCCACAGTAGCTGCCAGAAAGGCTAAAGCAAACATGCAGAAGGAAGGTGATACACCGAAACAAGCAGGGTCAAAACGCAAGTTTGATAGTCGTACTCCTGATAGCTCCCGACGAGTTATGAAAGTCCAAAAGAAGAGGTAG